AGAACAAGAAATTGGTTGTAATCTGTAAAAGGCATAAAGCTACCGTTAGCCGTAAAGTCAAATGTAGGTTTATTTCCCGGCGTAGTTCCTAAAGAAGTGAGGGTACTTTTTAGAAAGCCGACATGGGCTGATTCATGTTTTGAGATCTGCATGAAAACGGTTCTATCTCCGTTGGGAATTAATCCAGGGGTGGATAATCCAATGCTATAATATTCATTTTCAAGATACTCTAATACTAGTGCCAGCTGTAAAGCATCTGTAAGTGTGCTTTTTAAAGCCGTTCCTGTTAGTTTCATTTCTGTAGTTTCGGCTTTGGCAGAAGTAGTCATCAATGCTCCCAATCCAAGTGGTACAGCTGCTGTAGCTGCTTTTTTTCCGAATAATGATATATTCGTAATGGTTTCCAGTCTTGAAGCTTCCGTGGTGAAAAACTTATCATGAGAAAGCTTATCCAGTAATCTAAGAATATTCATAATGTTAATTTTTAAGGTGAATGATTAGTTAATACCTCTTTCTTTCCAGGTAAAAGGTGTTTTAATGAATGCTCCGGCTGCCATTACAATATCTTTGGGCTCTTTGGCAAGATCAAGTCCGTTGGCATCTATTACATCGTCTCCTGAAAAATCAGCAGATCCGGGATTGATTAAATTTCTGATGGCAGAAGCGTGTCTGGCCTCCACAGAAACTATTTTACCGGCAATTACAAGATAAGCGGGATTCGTGATATACTTTCCTGCCCCGTTATAAGCTGCCACACCTGTATCTTCCAATGCTTTTGCGGTAGCTAAAACTGAATTACGATCGTTAAAATTAACATTAGGGTATTGGAATTCAAGCTTAGGGAGTACATGGTCTGTAGCTCCACTGATGGCGGCTTTAAAGAAATCCCGGTGAATGACTTCATGATGGTAGAGGTCTGTAAAAACCTCTTTCTCGATACTGGAAATTCCCATGTAAAAATTGTTGACCACTTTGGTATAAAAATCTGCTTCCAGCTGTTCCAGTGCATAAGCATAATTTAATACACCTACATCACCTCTACCAAGGTCATACTTGGACTCTTCTATGATCTGAAAATCATCATCATCATTACACCCAATG
The nucleotide sequence above comes from Chryseobacterium sp. 7. Encoded proteins:
- a CDS encoding ferritin-like domain-containing protein, yielding MNILRLLDKLSHDKFFTTEASRLETITNISLFGKKAATAAVPLGLGALMTTSAKAETTEMKLTGTALKSTLTDALQLALVLEYLENEYYSIGLSTPGLIPNGDRTVFMQISKHESAHVGFLKSTLTSLGTTPGNKPTFDFTANGSFMPFTDYNQFLVLAQAFEDTGVRAYKGQAGNVMSNKVVLQAALQIHSVEARHASQVRRMRANKGWIELADGGNMPSATNPVYAGEDNVNQAGYNTGTLFGAAAGSAAYDEILSGSDAQAIASLFIV
- a CDS encoding ferritin-like domain-containing protein, with translation MKKTIQVSNQGATLDTSRRNFLKLGGVGLAIAGLTIIGCNDDDDFQIIEESKYDLGRGDVGVLNYAYALEQLEADFYTKVVNNFYMGISSIEKEVFTDLYHHEVIHRDFFKAAISGATDHVLPKLEFQYPNVNFNDRNSVLATAKALEDTGVAAYNGAGKYITNPAYLVIAGKIVSVEARHASAIRNLINPGSADFSGDDVIDANGLDLAKEPKDIVMAAGAFIKTPFTWKERGIN